Proteins encoded in a region of the Chryseobacterium piperi genome:
- a CDS encoding ABC transporter permease encodes MNNIFLITKREFLTQVKKKSFIILTLLAPIMIIAFGAVIGLMFKANESHTIIQVVDKSGIFKNKLPSSKQLNYIFVPSANEKADIDNLKGNESLDGILILPELNNQNFDDLEKNTRLVINNKIGFDTKQRIVSDIINVIKKEKIKQLGIAETQLDNLDKSFTLRTINVSENNKEDSDLTFGVKTGLSMVLMYVTFMFIIIYGVRVMRSVLEEKNNRVVEIIISSVKPFELMMGKILGVTMVALTQFIIWITMSVIGALILNTGFTSIQKNIPGGNEGMVSKLDITQIATEVSHSLLELNFPLIIFVFIVFFLLGYIFYSSVYAAIGSAVDNETETQQFTLFAILPLTLGMYGSFSLMNNPDGPLGFWLSIIPFTSPVAMIARIPFGVPAWQIALSITLLVGTTIFMIFLAGKIYRVGILMYGNKATLKELWKWIRN; translated from the coding sequence ATGAATAATATTTTTTTAATTACAAAAAGGGAGTTTCTTACTCAGGTTAAGAAAAAGTCCTTCATTATATTAACTTTACTGGCGCCTATTATGATTATTGCTTTTGGAGCAGTAATCGGGCTCATGTTTAAAGCCAATGAGTCTCATACCATCATCCAGGTTGTTGACAAAAGTGGCATTTTCAAAAATAAGCTGCCTTCCAGCAAACAGCTTAATTATATTTTTGTCCCCTCCGCTAATGAAAAGGCAGATATTGATAATTTAAAGGGCAATGAATCATTGGATGGTATTCTTATTTTACCGGAATTAAATAATCAAAATTTTGATGATCTGGAAAAAAACACCAGACTGGTGATTAATAATAAAATTGGCTTTGATACTAAACAACGCATTGTTTCCGATATCATCAATGTGATTAAAAAGGAAAAAATCAAACAATTAGGAATAGCCGAAACCCAACTCGATAATCTTGATAAGAGCTTTACTTTAAGAACCATCAATGTATCGGAAAATAATAAAGAAGACTCAGACCTTACTTTTGGAGTAAAAACAGGTTTAAGTATGGTTTTAATGTATGTAACCTTTATGTTTATTATCATCTATGGAGTAAGGGTAATGCGTAGTGTTCTGGAAGAGAAAAATAACCGTGTTGTAGAAATTATTATTTCTTCTGTGAAACCATTTGAGCTGATGATGGGAAAAATATTAGGGGTAACCATGGTAGCCCTCACTCAGTTTATCATATGGATTACCATGTCGGTTATCGGAGCTTTAATCCTAAATACAGGCTTCACTTCTATCCAAAAAAATATCCCCGGCGGAAATGAAGGAATGGTGAGTAAGTTAGATATAACACAAATAGCTACTGAGGTTTCTCATAGTTTACTGGAACTTAATTTCCCATTAATAATTTTTGTATTTATTGTATTTTTCTTGTTAGGGTATATCTTTTACAGCTCTGTATATGCTGCTATCGGATCAGCTGTTGATAATGAAACAGAAACCCAACAGTTTACGTTATTTGCTATTTTACCCCTAACATTGGGGATGTATGGCAGTTTTTCATTAATGAATAATCCTGACGGACCGCTAGGCTTTTGGTTATCGATTATTCCGTTCACCTCTCCTGTCGCTATGATCGCAAGAATACCTTTTGGTGTACCGGCATGGCAAATTGCCTTATCTATAACCTTATTGGTAGGAACAACTATTTTTATGATATTTTTAGCAGGGAAAATCTACCGTGTAGGTATTTTAATGTATGGAAATAAAGCAACTCTAAAAGAGCTATGGAAATGGATTAGAAACTAA
- a CDS encoding ABC transporter ATP-binding protein, with product MLKAEHITKTYNAGKKTALDDFSIHVPKGSIYGLLGPNGAGKTSFIRIINQITQADSGDIYINGEKLNPNHIKNIGYMPEERGLYKNMSVGDQILYFGELKGMSKNDALNEAKKWFEKLHIDQWWKKKLSELSKGMAQKIQFVVTVLHRPHLLILDEPFSGFDPVNANLIKDQIIDLKNNGTTIILSTHRMESVEEMCDYVALINNSKKILDGKVFDVREKFKKNIFGITLSEVNDPNFETFKNKYSIFNFSNENDLVSFDLKNESDQNDILVDLVHVGKVRSFDERIPSMNEVFINAVSNHS from the coding sequence ATGCTAAAAGCTGAACATATTACTAAAACCTACAATGCGGGGAAAAAGACAGCATTGGATGATTTTAGCATACATGTCCCAAAGGGAAGTATTTATGGTCTTCTAGGACCCAATGGAGCGGGTAAAACTTCATTTATCCGTATCATCAATCAAATTACGCAGGCCGATTCCGGAGATATTTACATCAACGGAGAAAAGCTCAACCCAAACCACATTAAAAATATTGGTTATATGCCTGAAGAAAGGGGCTTATATAAAAATATGAGTGTGGGGGATCAAATTCTATATTTTGGAGAGCTGAAAGGAATGAGTAAGAATGATGCCTTGAACGAAGCCAAAAAATGGTTTGAAAAGCTTCATATTGATCAATGGTGGAAGAAAAAGCTTTCTGAACTGTCAAAAGGAATGGCACAAAAAATCCAGTTTGTCGTTACTGTTCTTCACAGACCTCATCTTCTTATCCTTGACGAGCCTTTTTCCGGGTTTGATCCGGTAAACGCTAATCTTATCAAAGACCAGATTATTGATCTTAAAAATAATGGAACTACCATCATCCTCTCTACTCATAGAATGGAGAGCGTTGAAGAGATGTGCGATTATGTTGCCCTGATCAATAACTCCAAAAAGATTCTTGATGGCAAGGTATTCGATGTGAGAGAGAAGTTCAAAAAAAATATTTTTGGAATTACCCTTTCAGAAGTAAATGATCCCAACTTTGAAACGTTCAAGAACAAATATTCAATCTTTAATTTTTCTAATGAAAATGACCTGGTTTCTTTCGATTTAAAAAATGAAAGTGACCAAAATGATATTCTTGTAGATCTGGTGCATGTAGGAAAAGTAAGATCATTTGATGAGAGAATTCCCAGCATGAATGAAGTGTTTATTAACGCCGTAAGTAATCATTCTTAA
- a CDS encoding T9SS type A sorting domain-containing protein produces the protein MKKLLLLILFVGTFVGFSSNIKAQLREPGSISQKSDDGVFIAYPNPAKDFLIVRAKDPSLKVKNVTFYSILGTQVANYTVNMNSGEINIEKLKPGKYLIRYILSDNTQKVTQIVKQ, from the coding sequence ATGAAAAAACTTTTACTTTTAATTCTTTTCGTAGGCACTTTTGTTGGATTCTCCAGCAATATCAAAGCTCAGCTTAGAGAGCCTGGTTCCATCTCACAGAAATCTGATGATGGAGTCTTCATAGCCTACCCTAATCCTGCTAAGGATTTTCTTATTGTAAGGGCAAAAGATCCTTCTTTAAAAGTTAAAAATGTAACTTTTTATTCTATTTTGGGTACACAGGTTGCGAATTATACTGTTAATATGAATTCGGGAGAAATCAATATTGAGAAATTAAAACCCGGTAAATATCTGATTCGTTATATACTGAGTGATAACACACAAAAGGTTACTCAAATAGTAAAACAATAA
- the hemB gene encoding porphobilinogen synthase — MIHSRNRRLRANESMRSLVRENILTTNDFVMPIFVMEGENKQEPIPSMPGIFRRSIDLTVKECKELFSLGVKSVNLYMKVSDHLKDNTGKEAWNKDGLMQSTIRAIKDTIPEMIVMPDVALDPYSIYGHDGIIENGKIVNDATVDALARMSVSHAEAGADIVAPSDMMDGRVLGIREALEQSGFTDVGILSYSAKYASSFYGPFRSALDSAPKDNVEIPKDKKTYQMDFHNSREALNEVFKDIDEGADIIMIKPGLPYLDIVSKVREAIDLPIAVYNVSGEYAMVKAAAQNGWLDNDKTIIESLTCFKRAGADMIFTYFAKEAAMLLNK; from the coding sequence ATGATACACTCAAGAAATAGAAGGCTAAGAGCTAATGAATCGATGAGAAGTTTAGTAAGAGAAAATATTCTTACCACTAATGATTTTGTAATGCCGATCTTCGTAATGGAGGGAGAAAACAAACAGGAGCCTATTCCGTCAATGCCTGGTATTTTCAGGCGTAGTATAGATTTGACGGTGAAAGAATGTAAAGAATTGTTTTCCCTTGGAGTGAAATCTGTCAATTTGTACATGAAAGTTTCTGATCATTTGAAAGATAATACGGGAAAAGAAGCATGGAATAAAGATGGATTAATGCAGAGTACCATCAGGGCAATCAAGGATACTATTCCTGAAATGATTGTAATGCCGGATGTAGCCCTAGATCCTTATTCAATTTACGGGCATGACGGGATTATTGAAAACGGTAAAATTGTAAATGATGCTACGGTAGATGCACTTGCAAGAATGTCTGTTTCCCATGCTGAAGCAGGAGCTGACATTGTGGCTCCAAGTGATATGATGGACGGACGTGTGTTAGGTATTCGTGAGGCATTAGAGCAAAGCGGCTTTACCGATGTTGGAATTTTAAGTTATTCCGCTAAGTATGCAAGTTCTTTTTACGGGCCTTTCAGAAGTGCTTTAGACAGTGCTCCGAAAGATAATGTTGAAATCCCAAAAGATAAAAAGACCTATCAAATGGATTTTCATAATTCGCGTGAAGCATTAAATGAAGTATTCAAAGATATTGATGAAGGAGCGGATATTATTATGATTAAACCGGGGCTTCCTTATCTGGATATTGTTTCTAAAGTCCGTGAAGCCATTGATCTTCCGATTGCAGTATATAATGTAAGTGGAGAATATGCGATGGTAAAGGCAGCTGCACAAAACGGATGGCTGGACAATGACAAAACGATTATTGAAAGTTTAACCTGCTTTAAAAGAGCCGGAGCTGATATGATCTTTACTTATTTTGCAAAAGAAGCTGCAATGCTTTTAAATAAATAA
- a CDS encoding endo-beta-N-acetylglucosaminidase family protein, with protein MKFTSFSFALCLFIMATLCVRCSTENDRSLAEDKGTPSAQKLSVNARTNLNDLIAYKNTDHQISAGYYRTWRDSATASGNTPSMRWLPDSLDVVMVFPDYTPDTNPYWNTLKTNYVPYLHKRGTKVIITLGDLSSATTTGGQDAAGYAAWAQGIYNKWVGEYNLDGIDIDIESNPTGATLTKFVAAAQALSKHFGPKSGTGKTFVYDTNQNPTTFFTLTASYYNFVFLQAYGRSTSNLTSVSALYAPYISMKQFLPGFSFYEENGYPGNYWNDVKYPQDGTGRAYDYARWQPATGKKGGVFSYAIERDAPLSSFKDNRLLAPNFRVTKDLIKIMNP; from the coding sequence ATGAAATTTACAAGCTTTTCTTTTGCGTTATGCCTTTTTATAATGGCAACGCTATGTGTCAGATGTTCAACAGAAAATGACCGGAGTTTAGCAGAGGATAAAGGGACTCCCTCTGCACAAAAATTAAGTGTGAATGCGCGTACTAATCTGAATGACCTAATCGCTTATAAAAATACCGATCATCAGATATCTGCGGGTTACTATCGTACATGGCGGGATAGTGCTACAGCAAGTGGTAATACTCCGAGTATGAGATGGCTCCCCGATAGCCTGGATGTAGTAATGGTATTTCCTGATTATACACCGGATACTAATCCCTATTGGAATACTTTAAAAACGAATTATGTACCTTATCTTCATAAAAGGGGAACTAAAGTTATTATAACCTTAGGGGATTTAAGCTCCGCCACTACTACCGGAGGACAAGATGCTGCCGGGTATGCAGCATGGGCGCAAGGTATTTATAATAAGTGGGTTGGAGAATATAACCTGGACGGTATTGATATCGATATTGAAAGCAATCCTACAGGCGCGACTCTTACAAAATTTGTTGCAGCAGCACAGGCTTTATCCAAGCATTTTGGTCCGAAGTCAGGAACAGGGAAAACATTTGTTTATGACACCAATCAGAATCCGACAACATTTTTTACACTGACGGCTTCTTATTATAATTTTGTATTTCTTCAGGCCTATGGAAGAAGTACATCTAATCTTACAAGTGTTTCCGCATTGTATGCTCCTTATATCAGCATGAAGCAGTTTCTGCCCGGTTTCTCTTTCTATGAGGAAAATGGCTATCCTGGAAATTACTGGAATGATGTGAAATATCCTCAGGATGGTACTGGCAGAGCCTATGATTATGCCCGATGGCAGCCTGCAACAGGTAAGAAAGGAGGAGTCTTTTCTTATGCTATAGAAAGGGATGCTCCATTAAGTTCCTTTAAGGATAACAGGCTTTTGGCTCCAAATTTCAGGGTAACTAAAGATCTGATCAAGATTATGAATCCTTAA
- a CDS encoding IS1182 family transposase: MLSTSKVVFKDYTPKENLLFPPNLSELIDERHPVKIVSNIIDGLDIKSLIKTYKPGGTSCYHPKMLLKVLIYGYLSNIYSSRKMEQALKENIHFMWLSAMSRPDHNTLNRFRSERLKGEIKAIFTQIVLLLEKEGLVSLKTTFVDGTKIEANANRYTFVWGRAVKKHKERIAEQLEELWNYAETVAKDELENTESIDFKEVDSEKVTQTIEKINEVLKDKKVASKVRQKLNYAKKNWADNLEKYKKQQELLEDRNSYSKTDTDATFMRMKEDHMRNGQLKPAYNLQISTHRQFILHYSIHPNPTDTKTLATHLLGFEESYHKAPKELVADAGYGSEENYNLLKSKKIKAYVKYNYFRKDQKSGQITTSQNNPKLAKIREKVFKLLNTSKGIKLRKQRCHDVEPVFAELKHNKNFKRFMLRGKNKVEVEIGILAIAHNLKKMSKAA; the protein is encoded by the coding sequence GTGTTAAGTACGTCAAAAGTAGTCTTTAAAGATTACACCCCCAAAGAAAATCTGCTTTTTCCTCCCAATTTATCGGAGTTGATTGATGAGCGACATCCTGTGAAAATTGTTTCAAACATTATTGATGGCTTGGATATCAAAAGCTTAATTAAAACCTACAAACCTGGCGGAACATCTTGCTACCACCCGAAAATGCTTTTGAAAGTTTTGATTTATGGCTATTTAAGCAATATCTATTCAAGCCGCAAAATGGAGCAGGCCTTGAAAGAAAACATCCATTTTATGTGGCTCTCTGCAATGAGCCGTCCCGATCATAACACCTTAAACAGGTTCCGTAGTGAACGATTGAAAGGTGAGATTAAAGCTATTTTCACACAAATTGTTCTTCTTTTGGAAAAGGAAGGTTTGGTAAGTCTGAAAACCACTTTTGTAGATGGCACCAAGATAGAAGCCAATGCCAATCGCTATACTTTTGTTTGGGGAAGAGCTGTCAAAAAACACAAAGAAAGGATTGCAGAGCAATTAGAAGAGCTTTGGAACTATGCAGAAACAGTTGCCAAAGACGAGCTTGAAAATACAGAAAGTATTGATTTTAAAGAAGTAGATTCTGAAAAAGTAACTCAAACCATCGAAAAGATCAATGAAGTTTTGAAAGATAAAAAAGTAGCTTCAAAAGTTCGTCAGAAACTGAATTATGCTAAGAAAAACTGGGCAGATAATTTAGAGAAATATAAAAAACAGCAAGAATTATTAGAAGATAGAAATTCCTATTCCAAAACCGATACAGACGCTACTTTTATGCGAATGAAGGAGGATCATATGCGAAACGGACAACTAAAACCCGCTTACAATCTACAAATTTCTACCCATAGACAATTCATTTTACATTATTCAATTCATCCCAACCCAACAGACACCAAAACATTAGCGACTCATTTACTGGGTTTTGAAGAAAGCTATCATAAAGCTCCCAAAGAGCTTGTTGCTGATGCTGGTTATGGCTCAGAAGAAAATTACAACTTGTTAAAATCTAAGAAAATAAAAGCTTATGTTAAATATAATTACTTCAGAAAAGATCAGAAATCGGGACAAATAACCACTTCACAAAACAATCCTAAATTGGCAAAAATCAGAGAAAAGGTTTTCAAACTTCTTAATACCAGCAAGGGCATCAAACTCAGAAAACAAAGATGCCATGATGTTGAACCTGTTTTTGCAGAGCTCAAACACAACAAAAATTTTAAACGATTCATGCTTCGGGGAAAAAATAAAGTCGAGGTAGAAATCGGCATACTCGCAATTGCCCACAATCTAAAGAAAATGTCAAAAGCAGCCTAA
- a CDS encoding TM2 domain-containing protein, translating into MENYGYTKTENNQNQQSNIPYRSEKKIPAALLGILVGWLALNKFYLGYTKEGIIQIILNIVTLGAASIIPFIEGILYLFMSDKQFDDTYVYGKKGWL; encoded by the coding sequence ATGGAAAATTACGGCTATACAAAAACAGAAAATAATCAAAATCAGCAATCCAACATCCCCTATCGTTCGGAAAAGAAAATTCCGGCCGCACTGCTAGGAATACTTGTAGGATGGCTTGCGTTAAATAAATTTTATCTAGGATATACAAAAGAAGGGATTATACAAATTATATTGAATATTGTAACATTGGGAGCTGCCTCCATCATCCCTTTTATTGAAGGAATTTTATATTTATTCATGAGTGACAAACAGTTTGATGATACGTATGTTTATGGAAAAAAAGGCTGGTTGTAA
- a CDS encoding DUF2798 domain-containing protein → MQETLLKSLLITAIITFTLSVIHNNENIYDEYFLYKWLKSWCIAYTISLVFNIFLFPRCKLIRRKQHEGKH, encoded by the coding sequence ATGCAAGAAACACTACTTAAAAGTCTATTAATTACTGCCATCATCACTTTTACACTAAGCGTCATACACAATAATGAAAACATTTATGACGAATATTTCCTTTATAAATGGCTAAAATCCTGGTGCATTGCATACACCATAAGTTTAGTGTTTAATATTTTTTTATTCCCTCGTTGCAAATTAATCAGACGGAAACAACATGAAGGAAAACATTAA
- a CDS encoding RrF2 family transcriptional regulator gives MKLNHFTDYSLRVLIYLNQNNKANSCSLDELSEKLNILRNHLIKVVQFLSQKELVITKRGKNGGIVISEKANKTGLGDLIHLLEQDDSPIINCHSKPCVFMSYNCKLKSFLDTAYQAFISSMNQHYLSDLIFNNWEIIFASQHNARNTT, from the coding sequence ATGAAACTGAACCACTTTACCGACTATAGTTTACGCGTCCTTATCTATTTGAATCAAAATAATAAGGCAAATTCCTGTTCTTTGGATGAATTATCCGAAAAACTAAATATATTACGTAATCATCTTATTAAAGTGGTTCAGTTTTTATCTCAAAAAGAATTGGTCATCACCAAAAGGGGGAAGAATGGAGGAATTGTTATTTCTGAAAAAGCAAATAAAACAGGGTTAGGAGACCTTATTCATCTTTTAGAGCAAGATGATAGCCCAATCATCAACTGCCATTCGAAACCATGTGTATTTATGTCATACAATTGTAAGCTGAAATCATTTTTAGACACTGCTTATCAGGCTTTCATCAGTAGCATGAACCAGCATTATCTATCTGATCTCATTTTTAACAATTGGGAAATTATTTTTGCCAGTCAACACAATGCAAGAAACACTACTTAA
- the hmpA gene encoding NO-inducible flavohemoprotein, whose amino-acid sequence MNDNQKKLVKATVPVLKTNGTDLTKHFYTRMFKHNPELKNIFNMSNQASGKQQHALAGAVLAYAEHIENPGVLIDVLKSIGNKHVSLNITPEQYDIVGLHLISSIQEVLGEAANTELIEAWTQAYNELAQIMISIEDGIYKSTLEKNGGWKGWRAFIISDIIEESSEIKSFYLQPKDGKTIADYLPGQYISIKTFIPSLGYEQPRQYSLSSAFMPDYYRISVKKEKNTQSFPDGVVSNVLHQKAIGDEIWVSAPAGVFHANPSSENPLVLISGGVGITPLLSMLETNKNNLQKNTVVWLHSCRDEKVHAFKNHVNQLNENNYWLTTHIFYENLTTDTDIAKKGRIDLHEMKDDILIDKAKYYICGPEAFIKAQYNSLIQLGVSKEDILYEEFGPQLLHLN is encoded by the coding sequence ATGAATGACAATCAAAAAAAGCTTGTAAAAGCGACAGTTCCGGTTTTAAAAACCAATGGTACAGATCTTACGAAACATTTTTACACACGAATGTTTAAACACAACCCTGAGTTAAAAAATATTTTCAATATGAGTAACCAGGCTAGTGGAAAGCAACAACATGCATTGGCAGGAGCCGTATTAGCCTATGCCGAGCATATTGAAAATCCAGGAGTTCTGATCGACGTTTTAAAATCTATAGGCAATAAGCATGTCAGCTTAAACATTACTCCTGAACAATATGATATCGTTGGTTTACATCTGATATCTTCTATACAGGAAGTTCTTGGCGAAGCAGCGAATACTGAACTGATAGAAGCATGGACCCAGGCATATAATGAACTGGCCCAAATCATGATTTCTATTGAAGACGGAATTTATAAATCTACCCTGGAAAAAAACGGAGGATGGAAAGGCTGGAGAGCTTTCATCATTTCTGATATTATAGAAGAAAGCAGTGAAATCAAATCTTTTTACTTACAACCCAAAGATGGAAAAACTATTGCAGACTATCTCCCGGGGCAATATATTTCTATAAAAACATTTATTCCTTCATTGGGTTATGAGCAGCCCAGACAATACAGTTTATCCTCAGCTTTCATGCCCGATTATTACAGAATATCTGTAAAAAAGGAAAAAAACACTCAAAGCTTTCCAGATGGAGTTGTTTCTAATGTACTGCATCAAAAGGCAATTGGGGATGAAATATGGGTAAGTGCCCCGGCCGGAGTTTTTCACGCTAATCCAAGTTCAGAAAATCCACTGGTATTGATTAGCGGGGGTGTAGGAATAACTCCTCTACTGAGTATGCTGGAAACTAATAAAAACAATCTTCAGAAAAATACAGTAGTATGGTTGCATAGCTGCAGAGATGAGAAAGTGCATGCTTTCAAAAATCATGTTAACCAATTAAATGAAAATAATTATTGGCTTACCACCCATATCTTCTACGAAAACCTTACTACTGATACTGACATTGCTAAAAAAGGAAGAATAGATCTGCATGAAATGAAAGATGACATTCTCATTGATAAGGCAAAGTATTATATTTGTGGTCCCGAGGCTTTTATAAAAGCGCAATATAATTCTTTAATACAGCTTGGTGTTTCTAAAGAAGACATCCTGTATGAAGAATTTGGCCCACAATTGCTTCATCTAAATTAA
- a CDS encoding baeRF3 domain-containing protein produces the protein MSLQEKLQKLANEKSEPCVSISLNTHRTFPENQQDEIILKNLVKEAENRVIDEYGKRPAAEVLEKLENIAGKIDHQYNLDSLHIFISKDTEEIIKSTWESRGNVVEIDEKFAVRPLIKATVRAQEYLILLLTQSGTKLYEALNDSIIREVKEEGFPFPQNPFYITHSDVRSDSKQVDNQIKEYFNRVDKSVVEIHRSSGLNVVVISTTDNFSKLLEVADLPKIYIGHDNKNYVSAEEHHIVEQAYEIIKEKQKENRALAIEEIKEAVPQGTVLTDLQEIYQASLDGRGDLLIVHQDYEQPVKMIDERNFEYVEDSKEPGVVDDIVSVIAWEVFSKKGRVHFTNQDELLDLGKIVLKTRY, from the coding sequence ATGTCATTACAAGAAAAATTACAAAAACTAGCCAATGAGAAAAGTGAACCATGTGTAAGTATTTCACTGAATACCCACAGAACTTTTCCTGAAAACCAACAAGATGAGATTATCCTAAAAAATCTTGTAAAAGAAGCTGAAAATCGTGTTATTGATGAGTATGGAAAAAGACCTGCAGCAGAAGTTCTGGAAAAATTAGAGAATATTGCGGGTAAGATTGATCATCAATATAATTTAGACAGCTTACATATATTTATATCCAAAGATACAGAGGAGATTATTAAATCAACCTGGGAATCAAGAGGAAACGTTGTTGAGATTGATGAAAAGTTTGCAGTAAGACCTCTTATCAAAGCTACAGTAAGAGCTCAGGAATATCTTATCTTACTTTTAACACAAAGTGGAACAAAATTATATGAAGCGTTAAACGATTCTATTATTAGAGAAGTTAAAGAAGAAGGGTTTCCGTTTCCTCAAAATCCGTTTTATATCACTCATTCAGATGTGAGAAGTGATTCAAAGCAAGTGGATAACCAAATCAAAGAGTACTTCAACAGAGTTGATAAGTCTGTAGTTGAAATTCACCGAAGCTCAGGGTTGAATGTGGTGGTTATCAGTACAACGGATAATTTTAGTAAACTTCTGGAAGTTGCTGATCTACCGAAGATTTATATAGGTCATGATAACAAGAATTATGTTTCTGCAGAGGAGCATCATATTGTAGAGCAGGCGTACGAGATCATTAAAGAAAAACAAAAAGAAAACCGTGCTTTAGCGATTGAAGAAATCAAAGAAGCTGTTCCACAGGGAACTGTTCTTACGGATTTGCAGGAAATTTATCAGGCATCTCTGGATGGAAGAGGAGATTTGTTAATAGTGCATCAGGATTATGAACAGCCTGTTAAAATGATTGATGAGCGTAATTTTGAATATGTAGAAGATTCTAAAGAACCAGGAGTGGTAGATGATATTGTATCTGTCATTGCATGGGAAGTATTCTCTAAAAAAGGAAGAGTTCATTTTACCAATCAGGATGAACTTTTAGACCTAGGAAAAATCGTTTTGAAAACGAGATACTAG